In a genomic window of Sarcophilus harrisii chromosome 4, mSarHar1.11, whole genome shotgun sequence:
- the LOC100931325 gene encoding transmembrane protein 217-like, whose translation MEEKTPSTSRVPTITDIKSDLGVAELGLLWEQKCKISPKWGSCIGGIFTIFMTIQSLILDLNQTTSFGKDPNKFNIYEDLSGLGLWTFNRKNNIILLLSITTLLASCFLLYSVYMKFYLGLLIYSLWIIIYEIIYFVLILLISQVIIPDFKPVRYYLWISQISRMIIHAFWLPFIMIYAYSLFKGPNHLTKKSIPNLPAFDSWSHMGISTHDRKFT comes from the exons ATGGAAGAGAAGACCCCAAGCACAAGCAGAGTTCCAACTATTACGGATATAAAAAGTGACCTTGGGGTCGCAGAATTG GGGTTGCTTTGGGAACAAAAATGCAAGATAAGCCCCAAATGGGGATCTTGCATAGGAGGTATTTTTACCATCTTCATGACCATCCAGTCCCTCATTCTTGACTTGAACCAGACGACTTCCTTTGGTAAGGATCCCAACAAATTCAACATCTATGAAGATCTTTCTGGCTTGGGCCTCTGGACTTTCAATCGCAAGAATAACATCATCCTCTTATTATCTATCACTACCCTCCTGGCTAGCTGTTTCCTCCTCTACTCTGTGTATATGAAATTCTACCTGGGTCTCCTCATCTACAGCCTCTGGATCATCATTTATGAAATCATCTATTTCGTCCTAATTCTGCTAATCTCTCAGGTCATCATTCCGGATTTTAAGCCAGTAAGGTATTATCTGTGGATTAGCCAAATTTCTCGCATGATCATCCATGCTTTCTGGTTACCCTTTATCATGATCTATGCCTACAGTCTCTTTAAAGGCCCAAACCATTTGACCAAGAAGAGTATACCTAACTTACCGGCATTTGATTCCTGGTCCCATATGGGCATATCAACCCATGATAGAAAGTTCACCTGA